One segment of Panicum virgatum strain AP13 chromosome 1K, P.virgatum_v5, whole genome shotgun sequence DNA contains the following:
- the LOC120641581 gene encoding probable glucomannan 4-beta-mannosyltransferase 11, which produces MRHAYVRRCEFVAMFAADFQPAPDYLAKTVPFLHNPSLALVQTRWKFDNASIEGNQEQLYEEENHQFGKEEKNNEVENCNNFEEF; this is translated from the exons ATGCGCCACGCCTACGTCCGGCGCTGCGAGTTCGTCGCCATGTTCGCCGCCGACTTCCAGCCGGCGCCGGACTACCTCGCCAAGACCGTCCCGTTCCTCCACAACCCCAGCCTCGCGCTCGTGCAGACGCGCTGGAAGTTCG ACAATGCGTCGATCGAGGGAAACCAAGAGCAACTATACGAGGAAGAGAATCATCAGTTTggcaaggaag AGAAGAACAATGAAGTGGAGAACTGCAACAATTTCGAGGAGTTCTAG
- the LOC120641598 gene encoding soluble starch synthase 2-2, chloroplastic/amyloplastic isoform X1, whose amino-acid sequence MSRAIASSSSAFLLLVASSSPRRRRSRVGAALRSYGYGGAGLRLHWAPRGPPRDAAPLVRSAAAPGGGEGEEAAAAGESSTPKGVALQGSKAKAADSASPPKPVTSAPKQRRSTASEYGALGSSSASTSAAPVSEPPKSESPAPVSETETDASAKVAEPKPAALDDAKESVGIAEPVEAKADAAAATEAAASAADGSEDKEPGPLAGPNVMNIVVVASECAPFCKTGGLGDVVGALPKALARRGHRVMVVIPRYGEYAEARDLGVRRRYRVAGQDSEVTYFHSYIDGVDFVFIEAPPFRHRHNDIYGGERMDVLKRMILFCKAAVEVPWYAPCSGAVYGDGNLVFIANDWHTALLPVYLKAYYRDNGLMQYARSVLVIHNIAHQGRGPVDDFFTFDLPEHYIDHFKLYDPVGGDHSNVFAAGLKMADRVVTVSSGYLWELKTSEGGWGLHDIINQNDWKLQGIVNGIDMSEWNPAADVHLHSDGYTNYTFETLDTGKRLCKEALQRQLGLQVRDDVPLIGFIGRLDHQKGVDIIADAIHWIAGQDAQLVMLGTGRPDLKDLLRRCEAEHRDKVRACVGFSVPMAHRITAGADVLLMPSRFEPCGLNQLYAMAYGTVPVVHAVGGLRDTVAPFDPFADAGLGWTFDRAEANRMIDALGHCLNTYRNYKESWRGLQARGMAQDLSWDHAAELYEDVLVKAKYQW is encoded by the exons ATGTCGAGGGCAATCGCTTCCTCGTCCTCGgctttcctcctcctcgtcgcgtcctcctcgccgcggcgcaGGCGGAGCAGGGTCGGCGCGGCTCTGCGCTCGTATGGctacggcggcgcggggctgcgGTTGCATTGGGCACCGCGGGGCCCGCCCCGGGATGCAGCCCCACTGGtgcgctccgcggcggcgccgggcggggGCGAGGgtgaggaggccgcggcggcaggAGAGAGCTCCACGCCGAAGGGGGTCGCCCTGCAGGGCAGCAAGGCCAAG GCTGCAGATTCTGCTTCACCTCCCAAACCTGTGACATCCGCGCCGAAGCAACGCCGCAGCACTGCAAGCGAATATGGGGCGCTTGGGAGCAGCAGTGCGAGCACATCTGCCGCCCCAGTGTCCGAACCACCCAAATCCGAGTCGCCAGCTCCTGTCTCCGAGACAGAAACGGATGCCAGTGCGAAAGTTGCAGAACCGAAGCCAGCCGCATTGGATGATGCTAAGGAAAGCGTTGGCATCGCTGAACCGGTGGAAGCTAAGGCTGATGCCGCTGCGGCCACGGAAGCTGCGGCGAGTGCTGCGGATGGTAGTGAAGACAAGGAACCTGGCCCTTTGGCTGGGCCGAATGTGATGAATATCGTCGTGGTGGCTTCTGAATGTGCTCCTTTCTGCAAAACAG GTGGTCTTGGAGATGTTGTGGGTGCTTTGCCCAAGGCTTTGGCGAGGAGAGGACACCGTGTTATG GTCGTGATACCAAGGTATGGCGAGTATGCAGAAGCCCGGGATTTAGGTGTACGGAGACGTTACAGGGTAGCTGGACAG GATTCAGAGGTGACTTATTTTCATTCTTACATTGATGGAGTTGATTTTGTATTTATAGAAGCCCCTCCCTTCCGGCACCGGCACAATGATATTTATGGAGGAGAAAGAATG GATGTTTTGAAGCGCATGATTTTGTTCTGCAAGGCTGCTGTTGAG GTTCCATGGTATGCTCCATGCAGTGGTGCCGTCTACGGTGATGGCAATTTAGTTTTCATTGCTAATGATTGGCACACTGCACTTTTGCCTGTCTATCTGAAGGCCTATTACCGAGACAATGGTTTGATGCAGTATGCTCGATCCGTTCTTGTGATACACAACATTGCTCATCAG GGTCGTGGCCCTGTAGATGACTTCTTCACTTTCGACTTGCCTGAACACTACATCGATCACTTCAAGCTGTACGATCCTGTTGGTGGCGATCACAGCAACGTCTTTGCTGCCGGGCTGAAGATGGCAGACCGGGTGGTGACCGTGAGCAGCGGGTACCTGTGGGAGCTGAAGACGTCGGAAGGTGGTTGGGGACTCCACGACATCATAAACCAGAACGACTGGAAGCTGCAGGGCATCGTGAACGGCATCGACATGAGCGAGTGGAACCCCGCGGCGGACGTGCACCTCCACTCTGACGGCTACACCAACTACACGTTTGAGACGCTGGACACGGGCAAGCGGCTGTGCAAGGAGGCCCTGCAGCGGCAGCTGGGGCTGCAGGTCCGCGACGACGTGCCGCTGATCGGCTTCATCGGGCGCCTGGACCACCAGAAGGGCGTGGACATCATCGCGGACGCCATCCACTGGATCGCGGGGCAGGACGCGCAGCTGGTGATGCTGGGCACGGGGCGGCCCGACCTGAAGGACCTGCTGCGGCGGTGCGAGGCGGAGCACAGGGATAAGGTGCGGGCGTGTGTGGGGTTCTCGGTGCCCATGGCGCACCGCATCACGGCGGGCGCGGACGTCCTGCTGATGCCGTCGCGGTTCGAGCCGTGCGGGCTCAACCAGCTGTACGCCATGGCGTACGGCACGGTGCCCGTGGTGCACGCCGTGGGTGGGCTCCGCGACACGGTGGCGCCCTTCGACCCGTTCGCGGACGCCGGGCTCGGCTGGACGTTCGACCGCGCGGAGGCGAACCGGATGATCGACGCCCTGGGGCACTGCCTCAACACGTACCGGAACTACAAGGAGAGCTGGCGGGGCCTGCAGGCTCGCGGCATGGCGCAGGATCTCAGCTGGGACCACGCCGCGGAGCTGTATGAGGACGTGCTCGTCAAGGCCAAGTACCAGTGGTGA
- the LOC120641598 gene encoding soluble starch synthase 2-2, chloroplastic/amyloplastic isoform X2 has protein sequence MNIVVVASECAPFCKTGGLGDVVGALPKALARRGHRVMVVIPRYGEYAEARDLGVRRRYRVAGQDSEVTYFHSYIDGVDFVFIEAPPFRHRHNDIYGGERMDVLKRMILFCKAAVEVPWYAPCSGAVYGDGNLVFIANDWHTALLPVYLKAYYRDNGLMQYARSVLVIHNIAHQGRGPVDDFFTFDLPEHYIDHFKLYDPVGGDHSNVFAAGLKMADRVVTVSSGYLWELKTSEGGWGLHDIINQNDWKLQGIVNGIDMSEWNPAADVHLHSDGYTNYTFETLDTGKRLCKEALQRQLGLQVRDDVPLIGFIGRLDHQKGVDIIADAIHWIAGQDAQLVMLGTGRPDLKDLLRRCEAEHRDKVRACVGFSVPMAHRITAGADVLLMPSRFEPCGLNQLYAMAYGTVPVVHAVGGLRDTVAPFDPFADAGLGWTFDRAEANRMIDALGHCLNTYRNYKESWRGLQARGMAQDLSWDHAAELYEDVLVKAKYQW, from the exons ATGAATATCGTCGTGGTGGCTTCTGAATGTGCTCCTTTCTGCAAAACAG GTGGTCTTGGAGATGTTGTGGGTGCTTTGCCCAAGGCTTTGGCGAGGAGAGGACACCGTGTTATG GTCGTGATACCAAGGTATGGCGAGTATGCAGAAGCCCGGGATTTAGGTGTACGGAGACGTTACAGGGTAGCTGGACAG GATTCAGAGGTGACTTATTTTCATTCTTACATTGATGGAGTTGATTTTGTATTTATAGAAGCCCCTCCCTTCCGGCACCGGCACAATGATATTTATGGAGGAGAAAGAATG GATGTTTTGAAGCGCATGATTTTGTTCTGCAAGGCTGCTGTTGAG GTTCCATGGTATGCTCCATGCAGTGGTGCCGTCTACGGTGATGGCAATTTAGTTTTCATTGCTAATGATTGGCACACTGCACTTTTGCCTGTCTATCTGAAGGCCTATTACCGAGACAATGGTTTGATGCAGTATGCTCGATCCGTTCTTGTGATACACAACATTGCTCATCAG GGTCGTGGCCCTGTAGATGACTTCTTCACTTTCGACTTGCCTGAACACTACATCGATCACTTCAAGCTGTACGATCCTGTTGGTGGCGATCACAGCAACGTCTTTGCTGCCGGGCTGAAGATGGCAGACCGGGTGGTGACCGTGAGCAGCGGGTACCTGTGGGAGCTGAAGACGTCGGAAGGTGGTTGGGGACTCCACGACATCATAAACCAGAACGACTGGAAGCTGCAGGGCATCGTGAACGGCATCGACATGAGCGAGTGGAACCCCGCGGCGGACGTGCACCTCCACTCTGACGGCTACACCAACTACACGTTTGAGACGCTGGACACGGGCAAGCGGCTGTGCAAGGAGGCCCTGCAGCGGCAGCTGGGGCTGCAGGTCCGCGACGACGTGCCGCTGATCGGCTTCATCGGGCGCCTGGACCACCAGAAGGGCGTGGACATCATCGCGGACGCCATCCACTGGATCGCGGGGCAGGACGCGCAGCTGGTGATGCTGGGCACGGGGCGGCCCGACCTGAAGGACCTGCTGCGGCGGTGCGAGGCGGAGCACAGGGATAAGGTGCGGGCGTGTGTGGGGTTCTCGGTGCCCATGGCGCACCGCATCACGGCGGGCGCGGACGTCCTGCTGATGCCGTCGCGGTTCGAGCCGTGCGGGCTCAACCAGCTGTACGCCATGGCGTACGGCACGGTGCCCGTGGTGCACGCCGTGGGTGGGCTCCGCGACACGGTGGCGCCCTTCGACCCGTTCGCGGACGCCGGGCTCGGCTGGACGTTCGACCGCGCGGAGGCGAACCGGATGATCGACGCCCTGGGGCACTGCCTCAACACGTACCGGAACTACAAGGAGAGCTGGCGGGGCCTGCAGGCTCGCGGCATGGCGCAGGATCTCAGCTGGGACCACGCCGCGGAGCTGTATGAGGACGTGCTCGTCAAGGCCAAGTACCAGTGGTGA
- the LOC120641609 gene encoding geranylgeranyl diphosphate reductase, chloroplastic-like, producing MTSLSSAVALPSSCRARPAGGSRRARLLVARAAASSPKLPNGRRLRVAVVGGGPAGGAAAEALAKGGVETVLIERKMDNCKPCGGAIPLCMVSEFDLPLDLVDRKVRKMKMISPSNVAVDIGRTLAPHEYIGMVRREVLDAYLRSRAQDAGAEVVNGLFLRYEAPKEPNGSYVVHYNHYDSSNGKVGGEKRSLEVDAIVGADGANSRVAKDMGAGDYEYAIAFQERVKIPDDKMAYYEERAEMYVGDDVSPDFYGWVFPKCDHVAVGTGTVTHKADIKKFQAATRLRAKDKIEGGRIIRVEAHPIPEHPRPKRVAGRVTLVGDAAGYVTKCSGEGIYFAAKSGRMCAEAIVAGSTNGTRMVEESDMRKYLAEFDRLYWPTYKVLDILQKVFYRSNAAREAFVEMCADDYVQKMTFDSYLYKRVVPGNPLDDIKLAVNTIGSLVRATALRREMDKVTL from the exons ATGACTTCCCTCTCCTCCGCCGTGGCATTGCCGTCCTCGTGCCGGGCCCGTCCGGCGGGCGGCAgccggcgggcgcggctgcTGGTGGCGCGGGCCGCGGCGTCGAGCCCCAAGCTGCCGaacgggcggcggctgcgggtggCGGTGGTCGGGGGCGGccccgcgggcggcgcggcggcggaggcgctggcGAAGGGCGGCGTGGAGACGGTGCTCATCGAGCGGAAGATGGACAACTGCAAGCCCTGCGGCGGGGCCATCCCGCTGTGCATGGTGTCGGAGTTCGACCTGCCGCTGGACCTCGTGGACCGGAAGGtgaggaagatgaagatgatcTCGCCGTCCAACGTCGCCGTCGACATCGGCCGCACGCTCGCGCCGCACGAGTACATCGGCATGGTCAGGCGCGAGGTGCTCGACGCCTACCTCCGCTCGCGGgcccaggacgccggcgcggagGTCGTCAATGGCCTCTTCCTGAG GTACGAGGCGCCCAAGGAACCGAACGGCTCGTACGTGGTGCACTACAACCACTACGACAGCAGCAACGGCAaggtcggcggcgagaagcGGTCGTTGGAGGTGGACGCGATCGTGGGCGCGGACGGCGCCAACTCCCGCGTGGCCAAGGACATGGGCGCCGGCGACTACGAGTACGCCATCGCGTTCCAGGAGCGCGTCAAGATCCCCGACGACAAGATGGCCTACTACGAGGAGCGCGCCGAGATGTACGTCGGCGACGACGTCTCGCCCGACTTCTACGGCTGGGTGTTCCCCAAGTGCGACCACGTCGCCGTCGGCACCGGCACAGTCACGCACAAGGCCGACATCAAGAAGTTCCAGGCCGCCACGCGCCTCCGCGCCAAGGACAAGATCGAGGGCGGCAGGATCATCCGCGTCGAGGCGCACCCCATCCCCGAGCACCCAAGGCCCAAGAGGGTGGCCGGGCGTGTGACGCTGGTGGGCGACGCAGCGGGGTACGTGACCAAGTGCTCCGGCGAGGGCATCTACTTCGCGGCCAAGAGCGGGCGGATGTGCGCGGAGGCGATCGTGGCCGGCTCCACCAACGGCACGCGGATGGTGGAGGAGAGCGACATGCGCAAGTACCTGGCGGAGTTCGACCGCCTCTACTGGCCGACCTACAAGGTGCTCGACATCCTGCAGAAGGTGTTCTACCGCTCCAACGCGGCAAGAGAGGCGTTCGTCGAGATGTGCGCCGACGACTACGTGCAGAAGATGACCTTCGacagctacctctacaaacgcGTCGTGCCGGGCAACCCGCTCGACGACATCAAGCTCGCCGTCAACACCATCGGCAGCCTCGTCAGGGCCACCGCGCTGCGCCGGGAGATGGACAAGGTCACCTTGTGA
- the LOC120656275 gene encoding protein RKD1-like translates to MFLLYPVNAEALGCPSEVDFASFWALVEEEENARRKSEGGPRSGPGRKELTFELVSRYFSMPIKQAARELNVGLTVLKKRCRELGIPRWPHRKVKSLQTLIDNVQELGKPTAQEDGHLTRSLVERLQRTKKLIEERPEVLLDEETKELRQACFKEAFKRRRLLLTHGTYW, encoded by the exons ATGTTCTTACTTTATCCAGTAAATGCAGAAGCGCTTGGCTGCCCCTCCGAGGTCGACTTCGCCAGTTTCTGGGctctggtggaggaggaggagaacgcGCGCCGCAAGAGCGAGGGAGGCCCGAGAAGTGGACCAGGGAGGAAGGAATTGACGTTCGAGCTGGTGTCCCGGTATTTCTCCATGCCGATCAagcaggcggcgcgggagctcaACGTGGGGCTCACGGTCTTGAAGAAGAGGTGCAGGGAGCTCGGCATCCCGCGGTGGCCGCACCGCAAGGTGAAGAGCCTGCAGACGCTCATCGACAACGTTCAG GAGCTTGGGAAGCCGACTGCCCAAGAGGACGGGCACCTGACAAGGAGCTTGGTGGAAAGGCTGCAGCGGACGAAGAAGCTGATCGAGGAGAGGCCCGAGGTGCTGCTAGATGAGGAGACGAAGGAGCTCAGGCAGGCGTGCTTCAAGGAGGCCTTCAAGAGGAGGAGGCTGCTCTTGACCCATGGCACTTACTGGTGA
- the LOC120641615 gene encoding ATPase GET3B-like has protein sequence MLATASPGLHAAARRLTPPAQARCVVRLPRRRAGRPASLRATASAAAAEAAPPAKEGAEELGFQEMTSGTRRRYYMLGGKGGVGKTSCAASLAVRFANNGHPTLVVSTDPAHSLSDSFAQDLSGGTLVQVEGPDAPLFALEINPEKAREEFRAASQNNGGTGVKDFMDSMGLGVLVEQLGELKLGELLDTPPPGLDEAIAISKVMQFLEAQEYSMFSRIVFDTAPTGHTLRLLSLPDFLDASIGKILKLRSKIASATSAIKSVFGQEVQQQDAANKLEQLRERMVKVRELFRDTESTEFIIVTIPTVMAISESSRLHSSLQKESVPVRRLIVNQVLPPSTSDCKFCAIKRKDQTRALDMIRNDPELMGLNIIQAPLVDMEIRGVPALKFLGDIVWK, from the exons ATGCTCGCGACCGCCTCGCCgggcctccacgccgccgcgcgccgcctcacgccgccggcgcaggcCCGCTGCGTCGTacgcctcccgcggcggcgcgcgggacgTCCCGCATCGCTGCGCgcgacggcgtcggcggccgcggcggaggcagcCCCGCCCGCGAAGGAGGGGGCGGAGGAGCTGGGGTTCCAGGAGATGACGTctgggacgcggcggcggtacTACATGCTCGGGGGCAAGGGCGGGGTCGGGAAGACGAGCTGCGCGGCGTCGCTGGCGGTGCGCTTCGCCAACAACGGCCACCCGACCCTCGTCGTCTCCACCGACCCGGCGCACTCGCTGAGCGACTCCTTCGCGCAG GATTTGAGTGGCGGGACGCTCGTGCAGGTAGAGGGCCCTGATGCGCCCCTGTTTGCGCTCGAG ATAAATCCTGAGAAGGCTCGAGAAGAGTTTCGGGCAGCAAGTCAAAATAATGGAGGAACTGGGGTTAAGGATTTCATGGACAGCATGGGTCTCGGGGTGCTTGTTGAGCAG CTTGGAGAGTTAAAATTGGGGGAGCTGTTGGACACACCACCACCAGGATTGGATGAAGCAATAGCAATTTCAAAG GTTATGCAATTTCTTGAAGCACAGGAGTACAGCATGTTTAGCCGCATTGTATTTGATACTGCCCCAACG GGGCATACACTTCGGTTACTATCATTGCCAGACTTCCTGGATGCATCCATTGGGAAGATCCTGAAG CTGAGGAGCAAGATTGCTTCTGCCACATCAGCTATTAAATCAGTATTTGGACAAGAGGTTCAACAGCAGGATGCA GCCAACAAATTGGAGCAACTGAGAGAAAGGATGGTAAAAGTGCGAGAGCTTTTTCGTGACACAGAATCAACAGAGTTTATAATTGTGACAATCCCAACG GTGATGGCAATTAGTGAGTCATCAAGGTTGCATTCTTCGTTACAAAAGGAAAGTGTGCCTGTAAGGAGACTCATCGTGAACCAAGTTCTACCACCTTCAACGTCAGACTGTAAATTTTGTGCTATAAAACGAAAG GATCAAACACGTGCCCTGGACATGATAAGGAATGATCCAGAGTTGATGGGGTTGAACATTATCCAAGCACCACTTGTGGACATGGAGATCAGAGGTGTTCCAGCTCTCAAGTTTTTGGGTGATATAGTGTGGAAGTAA